A DNA window from Naumovozyma dairenensis CBS 421 chromosome 10, complete genome contains the following coding sequences:
- the NDAI0J01210 gene encoding uncharacterized protein (similar to Saccharomyces cerevisiae ECM18 (YDR125C) and ICT1 (YLR099C); ancestral locus Anc_8.284): protein MSKPVVGKTTPPRLLSRLIRSMVQSNSNKDTINISAFKTWTSHLSSSWNTVEQLKMLQAKLMNQIEVEGTMTNEMVNDELNQWSFYNNNTSTVTIPTLLLHGYAASSMSFYRTFAPLSNNFKNLYAIDLPANGLSVAIPLKITKQRKRLYEVKYKENNKFSISYPVPIEEQKPLIEQYENYYLDAMRSWQVANNIEKFNLVGHSFGGYFSFKYALRFPDSINKLCLVSPLGMESNIFSIHNKFEENKIYNVNLTDPTSPFYGKKFQIPNYLFENQLDVIRKLGPFGARLCWNYILSAYKRVPSMEYKEYLFELFYGNRQVSPILCELFTNLLTRNLLARDPILDSIDQLQLSNVLVMYGEHDWMNRYAGYCMVSRLNNIRRTPNTAQYLQVPAAGHNLFLDNPEYFSSALASFFKE from the coding sequence ATGAGCAAACCTGTAGTTGGCAAAACGACGCCACCAAGATTATTGAGCAGATTAATACGTTCAATGGTTCAGTCGAACAGTAACAAGGatactattaatatatcaGCGTTTAAAACATGGACTTCACATTTAAGCTCATCATGGAACACAGTtgaacaattaaaaatgtTACAAGCAAAATTAATGAACCAAATTGAAGTTGAAGGTACCATGACGAATGAAATGGTTAATGATGAGTTAAATCAGTGGAGTTTCTATAACAATAACACGAGTACAGTGACTATCCCGACATTGTTATTGCATGGATATGCTGCTTCATCCATGTCATTTTATAGAACTTTTGCTCCATTATCTaacaattttaaaaatCTTTATGCAATAGATCTACCAGCTAATGGATTGTCAGTAGCGATACCTTTGAAAATTACTAAACAGAGAAAGAGACTTTATGAAgttaaatataaagaaaataataaattttcaatttcttatcCAGTACCTATAGAAGAGCAAAAACCATTAATTGAACAAtatgaaaattattatcttgaCGCAATGAGATCTTGGCAGGTAGCAAacaatattgaaaaatttaaccTAGTCGGACATTCATTCGGTGGatatttttccttcaaaTATGCACTAAGATTTCCAGATTCTATAAATAAGCTTTGTTTGGTATCTCCATTAGGTATGGAAAGTAACATATTTTCCAttcataataaatttgaagagAATAAGATATATAACGTTAATTTGACTGATCCAACAAGTCCATTTTATGgtaaaaaatttcaaattcctaattatttatttgaaaaccAATTAGACGTCATACGGAAGCTTGGTCCCTTTGGTGCTAGATTATGTTGGAATTATATCCTTTCTGCATATAAAAGAGTTCCATCCATGgaatataaagaatatttatttgaattattttatgGTAATCGTCAAGTATCACCCATTTTATGTGAACTTTTCacaaatttattaactaGAAACTTATTAGCAAGAGATCCTATCTTAGATTCTATAGACCAATTACAACTATCCAATGTATTAGTTATGTATGGTGAACACGATTGGATGAATCGATATGCAGGGTATTGTATGGTATCGAGATTGAATAATATACGGAGAACTCCTAATACTGCTCAATATTTACAAGTTCCAGCCGCGGGTCATAATTTGTTCTTAGATAATCCTGAATATTTCAGTTCTGCTTTAGCGAGtttctttaaagaataA
- the INO2 gene encoding Ino2p (similar to Saccharomyces cerevisiae INO2 (YDR123C); ancestral locus Anc_8.280), whose protein sequence is MDNHHGSNSDILDMFDLGLGNEMDFETAYKMLSSLDETLIPSSHHTTNNIHPHTIENASTLYDTLDENHKNYNNNYPHKFHIPEQPNDRHMKNDYNEMGITFDPIDKYNQHITHLSNATSNNNTMSPAPIIHDHLPQLDHHHHHHQHQQLQQQQQQQQQQHHNVEVDNNTIEDPLHNLGLLSAFESNAIEDFLDNLVKNTQLGTENDLTSKPIVQTHQQPSSHHMDFQSSLNKHFHSNAPNHLDIENSITNVDHGKKTLTSPPKLKDSSEELGEVMKGKEQETMIGYPSKPSQYNPEPLILPEIMIPDDKIPTSIKDDARSVKKWRHVEIEKVRRTITKNAYDELIGMINKKSKTKSTKRIPKHTLLGIIVNDIKAIVSANDKLEKLIRHREARNSKNPS, encoded by the coding sequence ATGGATAATCATCATGGCTCTAATTCAGATATTTTGGATATGTTTGACCTAGGTCTAGGAAATGAAATGGATTTCGAAACTGCGTACAAGATGCTGAGTTCATTAGATGAAACATTGATACCGTCATCTCATCATACCACTAATAATATCCATCCTCatacaattgaaaatgctAGTACTTTGTATGATACATTAGACGAAAATCATAAGaattacaacaataatTATCCTCATAAATTTCACATACCTGAACAACCAAATGATAGAcatatgaaaaatgattATAACGAAATGGGGATTACATTCGATCCCATCGATAAATATAACCAACATATAACACACCTCAGTAATGCAACTTctaacaataatacaatGTCACCAGCACCTATCATCCATGATCATCTGCCTCAGCTAGAccatcatcaccatcaccATCAGCATCAGCAGCTacagcagcaacagcaacaacaacagcaacagcatCATAATGTGGaagttgataataatacaattgAAGACCCCCTACATAATTTAGGACTACTAAGTGCATTTGAATCCAATGCAATTGAGGATTTTCTAGACAATTTGGTTAAAAATACTCAACTTGGCACTGAGAACGACTTGACTTCAAAGCCGATCGTTCAGACACATCAACAACCCTCAAGTCATCATATGGACTTTCAATCCTCTTTAAATAAGCATTTTCATAGTAACGCTCCTAACCATTtggatattgaaaatagtATAACAAATGTTGATCATGGGAAGAAAACGCTAACTTCACCACCGAAATTAAAAGATAGCTCAGAAGAACTGGGCGAAGTGATGAAGGGCAAGGAACAAGAAACTATGATTGGCTATCCCTCAAAACCTTCCCAATACAATCCAGAACCACTAATATTACCAGAAATAATGATTCCAGATGATAAGATCCCAACTTCAATAAAGGATGATGCCAGATCAGTAAAGAAATGGAGGCATgtagaaattgaaaaagttaGAAGGACTATAACGAAAAATGCatatgatgaattgattgGTATGATTAATAAGAAATCTAAAACGAAAAGTACTAAAAGAATACCGAAACATACTTTATTGGGGATTATCgttaatgatattaaagcTATTGTTTCAGCTAATGATAAActggaaaaattaatacGACATCGAGAGGCCAGGAACTCGAAGAATCCTTCATAA
- the NDAI0J01240 gene encoding uncharacterized protein, giving the protein MRCKFLLAILLASQSMATAINRPSKMEGDVAKCSTPTQCTTKSSTSCTTGYYISIVTRSTTLCEKNKEQAQCKTERTTTICSRCVTSTIYSRSTVKPYTTACTTATFVISCSEICPPPPSSSSLPPPPPPFSSSVTPPPFSSSVPPPPPSSSEVPPPPSSSSVPPPPPFSSSVTPPPPPSSSEVLPPPPPSSSEVLPPPSSSSVPPPPPPSSSEVLPPPSLSSVTPPAPITKTTTTVITTTEITTKCEPDKPCTPIVTTRTLTNIETLTITDTECTTNPPYTTTVVTESSTKTKIISECITTECIDDHCDRQTTYVTTITSVVPPPQVETKEYETITYTTTKGNEISTITTTFSKDVHLPPFETKDHETTTYLSTRGNEVVTIGTTAPTKPTKKTEASTVAPAPTEPTKDNHTTIVEQDKPHSSSVAIANEPSHTVSEFEGSAHIKSVSFFVTLLGLLPFMI; this is encoded by the coding sequence ATGCGATGCAAATTTCTTTTAGCAATTTTACTAGCTTCTCAATCTATGGCTACTGCTATTAATAGGCCTTCCAAAATGGAAGGTGATGTCGCTAAATGTTCAACACCAACACAATGCACCACCAAGAGTAGTACTTCGTGTACCACAGGTTACTACATTAGCATTGTCACTAGGTCCACGACCCTTTGCGAGAAAAACAAAGAGCAGGCACAATGTAAAACCGAAAGAACTACTACTATTTGCAGCCGATGTGTTACTTCTACAATATATAGTCGCTCAACTGTTAAACCATATACTACAGCTTGTACAACTGCAACTTTTGTAATATCATGTTCTGAAATTTGCCCACCACCACCAtcgtcttcttctcttcCACCACCGCCACCACCATTCTCTTCATCTGTAACCCCACCACCATTCTCTTCATCTGTACCTCCACCACctccatcttcatctgaagttccaccaccaccatcgtcttcttctgttccaccaccaccaccattctcttcttctgttacaccaccaccacctccatcttcatctgaAGTTctaccaccaccacctccatcttcatctgaAGTTCTACCACCACCATCGTCTTCTTCTGttccaccaccaccacctccatcttcatctgaAGTTCTACCACCACCATCTCTATCTTCTGTGACTCCTCCTGCTCCAATCACCAAGACTACAACTACCGTCATCACCACGACAGAAATTACCACTAAATGTGAACCAGATAAACCATGTACACCAATAGTCACCACACGTACATTGACCAACATTGAAACCTTAACAATTACTGACACTGAATGTACTACTAACCCACCATACACAACTACTGTAGTTACTGAATCTTCCACCAAGACCAAAATCATTTCTGAATGTATTACTACTGAATGTATCGATGACCATTGTGACCGTCAAACTACATACGTCACCACTATTACTTCAGTTGTCCCACCACCACAAGTTGAAACAAAAGAGTATGAAACTATTACATACACCACTACTAAAGGTAACGAAATCAGTACCATCACCACCACATTTAGTAAAGATGTTCATCTTCCACCctttgaaacaaaagaCCATGAAACCACTACTTACTTATCTACTAGAGGTAATGAAGTTGTTACCATTGGCACAACTGCTCCAACTAAACCAACCAAGAAAACTGAAGCTTCAACTGTAGCTCCCGCTCCAACTGAACCAACAAAAGATAACCATACCACTATCGTTGAACAAGATAAACCGCACTCGTCTTCTGTAGCTATTGCTAATGAACCATCCCATACTGTTTCTGAATTCGAAGGATCCGCTCATATTAAGAGTGTCTCCTTTTTTGTCACTTTATTAGGCCTGCTTCCATTCatgatttag
- the NDAI0J01220 gene encoding uncharacterized protein (similar to Saccharomyces cerevisiae YDR124W; ancestral locus Anc_8.282), with amino-acid sequence MNGLTEQLLEKLNNEGIQFALFIKGKDNAPSNHTEQTDTYFSNGYISAGAEQHVISSLANLVSRMNIRIYSKINQLPNDRLNFRTINLPLNNREIIQKYLINCFKTLRQVPCKMIAKLWIKIIEPGKKTKFPYIKGDSMKPNWWPQNVEHREPDHLQKTDRMYLMCTIVTDVLPQITDDRDILEDIIENTMALGMFKNDKIKKEIILAVFKISRALRRNNVRNDKISSSMEVIDLQSITKKRTLKFQQKGIPSNVSSSSKKKACKQNELMISSPESKQDDSYSNNKIKNKPTPRIEQARSLEPFGHLCDIDDTLQYPSETLNGLVSTPSLLDMLVDNDSDLSEYMLDRKSDGTVSSTTLSSNENIFFHEQFNM; translated from the coding sequence ATGAATGGGTTAACTGAACAGTTATTGGAAAAgttaaataatgaaggtATACAGTTCGCTCTCTTCATCAAAGGTAAAGATAACGCACCAAGCAACCATACAGAACAAACAGATACTTATTTTTCCAATGGATATATAAGTGCTGGGGCAGAACAGCACGTCATATCGTCATTGGCTAATCTGGTCAGTAGAATGAACATTAGAATCTActcaaaaataaatcaattgcCAAATGATAGACTAAATTTTAGAACGATAAATTTGCCATTGAATAATCGAGAAATTATCCAAAagtatttgataaattgcTTCAAAACACTAAGGCAAGTACCCTGTAAAATGATAGCGAAGTTGTGGATTAAAATAATAGAACCAGGAAAAAAAACGAAGTTTCCATATATTAAAGGGGACAGTATGAAACCAAATTGGTGGCCCCAGAATGTGGAGCATAGGGAACCTGATCATTTACAGAAAACAGATAGAATGTACTTAATGTGTACTATTGTAACCGATGTTCTACCACAAATAACTGATGATAGGGATATTCTAGAAGACATTATCGAAAATACTATGGCATTAGGTATGTTCaagaatgataaaataaaaaaggaaatcatTTTAGCAGTCTTCAAAATTTCTAGAGCattaagaagaaacaatgtgagaaatgataaaatttcatCGTCGATGGAAGTGATTGATTTACAAAGTATAACGAAGAAACGGactttgaaatttcaacAAAAGGGAATACCATCAAatgtttcatcatcttccaaGAAAAAAGCTTGCAAGCAAAATGAGCTGATGATAAGCAGTCCAGAATCAAAGCAGGATGACTCTTACTCTAACaacaaaattaaaaataaaccGACTCCTCGAATAGAGCAAGCTCGATCACTAGAACCATTTGGACACCTGTGcgatattgatgatacCTTACAATATCCATCAGAAACATTGAATGGATTGGTGTCTACACCGTCATTATTGGATATGCTTGTAGATAATGACTCTGATTTATCTGAATACATGCTAGATAGAAAAAGTGACGGTACCGTTTCTAGTACTACTTTATCGAGCAATGAAAACATATTTTTCCACGAACAATTTAATATGTAA